The DNA segment gaaattcatGCTCTCTGGTTATATTGGCGTCCAACTAAAAAACACAGGGTTGTTAGAGAGGAATTCTAGCAAGGTAATGTGTGTTAGAGTCATAATGGTATGATGACTCTCAGAGGTTAGGAGAAGTGTGACAGGATTGCTTTCCTGAGTAAAAGTTATCCATCTATTAAGTAGTTCTTTAGCTCACTTATACCCTGCCTTTTACTACTACGGTCAAAGGTTCAAGTCCTGATGGAGACAAAAGATGATTTTGTAAAGAATTACACATCATAAAGAAGCATATGATTTTCCactaatttgtaaatatatatctgCCGGAAAATTTATGCACTAATTACCTTTTGGTGCTCACCAGGTGGCAGATGACTAAATTTTAGAAagaattaattataaataataccGATCTGgaccaaaaaaaatcacttatCAGGATGAATCGACCTAGCATGCCCAGGGCAGATCACATGATGCCTACAggtgcgagaatttctcgttgcattgaagacctgttggtgaccttctactgttgtttaatctatggtctggttgttgttcttcatttgacacattccccatttccattctcaatttttggaAAAGGCTAAAGCCTAGCAGAACTAGCATAATTTAGAAAAAGAGATCCCAACTAGTTAAAACTTCCTCTGTGCAGTGACAGTGCATATAAGAataatatggggacgaagtccccatttacggtagaaaaatcaataaaaaaaaaaaaaaaaaaaaaaaaaaacaggaaaatttcccaaatttttcattctactaatgaactcaaaatcgttaacttttgCGCAGATATCGGTCTGGTTTGCATGAgactttggaaaaaaataatttattagtcaagaaaaatataagattggatctcaatacaaattcaattttaataatacaccttatcgctaatcccggCTGACCCTGCCGCTTGAACTTTGGACgtcaacaacaatcacttttccattgtggcgtcagatattttgttttatgacgtcaacattttacgggaacctgtgtgaaaTCCAGCAATGGCGgataaatagcgataaggtgtattgtttgatatgaaaaaaatgttacctGATACaagcgtttcttttgtttacatcgaatatgacgtcataacttaaacgATGTCACAGCTaattccctaacaacagaaccaaaatcgggaacgttacgtacggtatttcggtttcttttatcgacatgattgaattaaaaaaaaaatacatacagacttcgtccccattcacaggttatgcctgcctcatattaagGATTTTGAGTAAGTTTATACTGaccccaaaaaaataacaatatacaaCTAAATTTTTATCAGTTCACCGACTCCTGCACGGTTAGCAACTAGTCCGATGCCCCagactagtaaaatttcattCGGACTAGTaagtttttgcaaaactttgtttggaccaataagaaaaatgtcagaatattgCTCTTCGGACTAgtagttgaaaaagtttttggtgcagactgTATTTCTGTACCCGGTTTGTCACAAACTTTGTGACGTTGGGCTGTTGGGGGTTGTTCTTGTGGGCTAAGTTTTATAGGGCACAGAATGTAATGGGGTTAAATTAAGAATGCAAACGTACTCTCATTGtaactttataaattgtaaagcCATTTGGATGTAATGTTGGATCAGAAACATTAAAATTCcatattttatcttgtacagaTGTTTGTCGTTTCATTCTCGATGCCATACTTGCGGTGTTATGTCGTAAAATGGATATGATAAGTCTCTTCAACAGGattgttttatatcaatatgcttatttttcatgttataaataaatttctgttttctgATTCAGTGAAAGACgaatcatttatcaaaaaacaaaaataatgtatagGTCGTAAAAGTCTCAGCGCAACTGTATTCCTGTCCATGACTCATTAGGGGACCAGATTCaagcattaaaatataaaaaatgggaCTTTTAACCATtctaaagaaaatgaaacagaaaGAAAAGGAAGTCAGACTTTtgatgttgtatcctttatgtTTTACTTGCTACTTGATCATTTTgtcttctattttatatgtaaaagcATACGATTATCtcacatttcaaaattatttgtataaaaacaaaaacaaaatcataaagaGAAAAACATTGCCATTGACATTGCCATTGtgttttgcatatttgaaaaaatacagaCTTGCCCTAATTATATTTCTGCCATGCCCAGGGTAATTATTCGACCTTACTGTGCTGTCAGTTGTCAAATGGTCATTTTTGGCTAGGGACTCAGCGTCACATTCAGattgaataaaatttaactgtgatttgtatatataaaaaaaaacacagactTTCCCAAATCATATTTCTGCCATGCCCAGGGTAATTATTCGACCTTACTGTGCCGTCAGTTGTCAAACGGCCGTTTTCGGCTACGGTCAGAGTCACATTCAGATTGAATAAAATTTTACcatgatttgtcaaaatattcttattaCGATTGGTCAGAGGTCTCACATAATTACAGTTATcgttatttatgaaaaaaaggtAATGTGATTTGCCagaaacatttgatttttttatcataaaaaagaGAGAGCAGATTTTATTGTCATGCACAAAAAAATCCCGATAATGTCCATTGGCAAAATTTTTTACCGTTATTAGTCATGTAGGTACCCCCCATGTCTTTATACATCATTTCTCAATAATTTAGCACTCCTTTTAGGACACATTTTCCAGATCTAGATTAAAGGTGCATCTGTATCCCTGCTCTATTAAAAGTTTCCAGCACTTTCATAATCATCCCTTTGTTGGGTAGTaaagaaataattaatgttCTTTAAAGAACATAATCGACTGAGGGTGACCATCTCtaataattttagaatttaatttCCCAAAAAACATTTTGTGTAGTATAAAATCAAACCTCTTTACTCGTTTTCATGTCCCTTGATAATTGTTAAGgatacttttttaaaaaggcTTTGAATCTTTTTatatagtataaataaagagaTGAGTTAtggtggtatgattgccaatgagataactctcaaTTTGAGTCTTAATGATGTGGATACAAGTATTTAGACTGCAAAGGTTCCAAAACTGATAGACAgacattaaaatatatcttttgattATCAAACCTTAACATCATGTAGGGGATTGGACAATGCTGGAAAAACAACGATTCTTAAGAAATTTAATGGTGAAGATATAGATACAATTTCACCAACGCTTGgatttaatatcaaaacattGGAACATAAAGGGTAAGATAATCATTTTATACATGTCATTCACAGTAACAGATTATTTCATACTAGGATTTGGGGATTTTAACAGTGAAACTGGACTCtcatgatgagtcttatgaaatataagataaaatatgatataaataagCAGATACAAGTATGGTATGAATAAAGTTagaattttatttctataaaaaaataatacatgtaccagATTTGTATcagaaaacagaaaacagctATTTCAGGagattcaattttaaaagaaaagagaGTTAAAATTTTAGTAATCTTGTTTGAGTTATTCAATGctattgatttatattgataaatatcaGAGTTGGCAGAGTTAGTGATGCTTGTCATGCTTATGAATTTGTATGCacaattttacatgttaaaagaGAATATTTTACGACATGAATTCTAAGAAACTGTTTGAGAATGGTTATTGACTGTAACATTTCCATAGTAGGTCTAGttcatttatacataaaaatgtatatgcatttattatttaccagatttgatgtaaagcaaaatttgaactttttgtaTACACTTCTACTATATATTATATTCTTTAGGTTTAAACTTAACATTTGGGATGTAGGAGGTCAGAAATCTCTACGATCCTACTGGAGGAATTATTTTGAGAGTACAGATGGGTTGATTTGGGTTGTAGATAGTGCTGATAGAATGAGAATGAATGACTGTAAACAAGAACTTCAGGCTTTACTAGTGGAGGAGGTACaatactttatttataaaagtcaTTGAAAGTGTCAGACTTAAAATAACAACATGACAAACAGAGCATATTTAGGGCTGTGACTGAAGtgaacatatttattaaaaggTTTGGAGAGAAGGGCAATCAAAGTCCACACGTActgaataattttgtaaaaaatattttgaaacaaatcaaaaataaaattgactgccatattcctgatttgCTTCAGATGCTTTGCAAATTAAAGCGGTTGATGTAAAACAAtgtttactacatgtacatgccTAACTTGTCTAAAAGCTGAAATTAACAGAGATAATTAACTTTATTATGCAGTAGTTTGAGAACAAAACTTTTAGCTTGTAGCataaacgtatttacacttttggtatttagctgtattttgaCTACCAATGACCCTATATCACCTCCGAataaccttttgacgtcaagcaacaatcactttttagttgtgacgtcatatgttttgaattatgaagtcaaagtttacgggaacctgtgtgatgttatgtaatggcggacaaatttgcatacaagtgtaaatacgtctattcTTAACTTGaaatcttcagaaaaaaaagctTTAAATCAATTCTTGCTGACTATAGAAGAGATTTAAATTCTGTCCATTATGCATATGGCATATAAAGATCAAGtcttgaaaattgttttaatatttttttttactatgtcatgtatgttttgATACTTTGTTCAacaatcataataataaatgaattcaaaaatTTCTGAACTGTGAGAAGTTAAAAAAATTCAGGAATATTTAATCGATAATGCTGAAAATGTATTATGTTTATcacacattatattttaaataagatatttttgatacagtttatactttgaatatttatatttcatgcatttatcTATTTTAGAGACTAGCAGGAGCTACCCTACTTGTATTTGCAAACAAACAAGATCTACCAGGTTCTCTTACAGGACAATCAATAAGAGAAGTAggcattttattaaaagaagctttttatagttttgtgaagaaaaaaagttcaatgtaACTCATTCAGATCATGTTTTGatgaaacatatataattttccCGTATACtcaatttataatgaaaaaaatatcactatTGCCAAGCTGGAAAGAAAAGTATTCTGAAAATATTCACTTAATAGACCAGttttgattatctcccttgtcacaATTTAGAAGAAAATTTGTTCTCATTTTTTAAGCTTTTATTGTGTATAATAATTTATCGAGAGCATACACTATATTTTACTTAGTACAGAATTTTTTGTGATTGTAGTAACAGTTAAGTGATCATGTGTCACTAATCTAAATTTCATTCTGTTTGTTACACCTTCTATATCTCATCACTACTAGAAGATGCCAACGAAATCTTGGTACTATTGGATAAGTCTTCTAAGAAAgagttttaaatttgtatacaGTATGTCTACTGAGCATGCTAAAAGCCCATAAGACACAGATCAATAACTACctccaaattttaatattttctcaaACATTGGCGTTTTCtgtggaaaaaaaatttgttcaaAGACAAATTTAGGAAGTTCAAACACTACATTTATATgtcatatcacaaatatttctgactttgtaTGGTTTCAAAGGAGTTTGGGCTCAATGAAATCGGTCTCTTCCTTTAGTAGTAAAAATAGGACTGAAGTTATAAGAAGAATACAGTCTGTAAACACATAATAGGAACAATAATGTTATGGAATcacatttgttaaatttttaccaatttaAGTAATATATTGAAAGATTAACATTGATATTATAGTTTTGTCCTCAATTTGCACATTTGaagtacaatgtataaatatgaagtcatttgcCTTCAGTATGGAATAATTTTATGCAAAAAGTTGATTTGTTGATATTGATTGATGTATGAAAGTTGAAATTTggcaatatattaaaaatccaTTTAATTATTATAGGCAATGGAATTAGATGAAATAAAGACGCATCACTGGTTAATACAAGACTGTAGTGCTGTGACGGGGGAAAATTTACTCAAGGGTATAGACTGGGTGATAGATGATATAGCTTCAAGAATATTCACCATGGACTGAAAAAACTATTTATAGATCTGATGAAATAAGCTTATCTGTGATAGATGGATGATATATGTTGTAGACCAACAGTATTTAATGAGAAGTACTTTAACTGTACTGAAGTTGGCCGGATGCAGGAATTCCAAAGATATGTCCATttctaaataaattgataaattattgtACACAAATTTgttgaacttgtaaatacagcaACTGGTGATAAATCATTAATCTGGTGACAAATTGTTTGCACTTTTCTTGGGTCACTTTGTTTTATAACAGTAGCTTATAACTGCCTAGGTGGTCTTGATATCCTCCTCTCAAGGGCTTACGGCTAGGCTTATTTGCTGTTTCTCTATCAAGGATGAGTTTTTAGGAGTAAGAGCAAAGATTTGTCAGCttggaatcagaatattttgtaTGGGTATGATGAGATGTCTTCCTGCAGATTGTTTACCTTTTGAGCTAGCACTTTTTAGAAGAACCCAACTTGATGTGTTAGTCCAAAACAAAGAAATGTATATTCACATCTCATTAATTAAGATGTTATCACCTTGAATATGCATATTACATTAACCTCTGGGCATTCCACAGCCATCAATAAATAGCTAACTTATTCCTTCCTTTGCTTTCTTCCTTAATTATCCATCTGTTTATCATTCAATAAAATGTGTTCATGGGTATTTACTTGTCTTGTTAAAACTAGTCTTTTCCTGAGGAATATATTGAAGGAAAGCCCTATGTCAAAATAGTGTATACATTCTATATTCcagccaaaaaaaaaccaaggtcATCTCCACATTTCTTGATTCTGGTCACTCAGTTTTTATATGACtgcaaaaattataaaaaaattggtcgtatattggtacaTTTGTATCACATTGTCTATGTCAGCGTCGTCCGaagacggatggtttccagataataactttagtataagtaaatagatatcaataaaattttaacacaatgtttataaccacataaggaaggttgggattgattttggggtccAATTGGTTTTGGAATTATAGGCCcaaaggggcccaaaacaagcatttatctagtttcaggacaacaagttgtgtataagtatttcaattgctttGGTTGGAATTTATTTGAAGAGTTATGGGGTAAACAGTATAGGAAtgaagggccaaaaaggggccaaaaacatgcatttttctagtttcaggacaataacttgtgtgtaactGTATGTATCTCTCttacattgtaccacaaggaTCAATATATCaaagggaaggctgggattgagtttggggtTAATTTCCCTGAACATGTAGGAATGAGGGGCCAAAATAGGGCCAAAcagaagcatttttctagtttacagacaataacttatgtttaagtgtatggatctctctgaaattaaacTACAAGGTTTCTTACTACAAAGGAAAGGCTGGATTGAGTTTTGGGGTTCTTGCTCAAAGGGGGGTTTCAATAAGTATGTGGccaaaaaaggggcccaaataagcatttttgtagttttcgtTCAAttacttgtgtttaagtgtatggatctctctgaggGGAGTGATAAATAAGAATTTGTGGGGGCtacaaagaaaatttcttcaaaagcccaaaaattcttcaaaaaatggttaagttcattagaccacattcattctgtgtcagaaacctatgctgtgtcaactatttaatcacaatccaaattcagagctgtatccagcttgaatgttgtgtctatagctgccccaactgttcagggtttgaaCTCTGCAGACGTATAATGCTGTGCCTTGCTGAGCATCTGGTTAAAATTTTCTTCAATGAAAACAACAATGCTGAAACAACGTCATGGAGGATATACAATGCCATAAATTTATATCACAGAGGCCTTTTTGTCACTCTTTGTCCTGTCTCCTGCAACAACATTGCAAATCTGAACTAAATATGGTAGGAATATAATAgagtatgcaaatataaaaataagaagatgtggtatcataGCCTATGAGTaagctctccaccagagacaaaaATGAggtagaagttaacaactatagatgaCTGTATgaacttcaacaatgatcaaaacccatactgcatagtaagctataaaagctTATTTAAAAACTTTCTGCTTTTGACCAATGTGATTAAAAATCAAGTCACTAgttacaatatttgttttctttacacCTTAAGTTTTATCAGAATATCTGCAAATCGTTAAACTCTTCATTTGCAGCTGATGAATATACATTATGACATTATGTGGGATGTTAATAATTATTAATTCTAATACTTATGACATGCTTCTTTCGCTTTATGAATaaacccatgctctaaatccaataaaatttgttgGCACATGTGTACATTTACTACTGCAGAATAAGGAATTTTATCAAAGtggcatgcatttaatatatttcattaacttaaaaCTCTTCCAAACTCTTCAATGATGCACATTTTGTTAccaattcatttattatgactgtaatgtgttgcaatcggaaattgacatatttgacctagatacaACCGTTCATGCTGCTGTTCAAACTCCTCCCTCTGAATAATAACATTGCCGGTCGTTTGCTTGTTTAACTGAAACAAGAAGGTAGGTCCATGGAAGATCCTATACAATTGATCTACACTTATACGCATCCAACATAGAAATTACCTTACTTGTCCTTGTcagaattaaaattatatgaactatcgctcgggcaaaataatcacaaatataatgcctacccatattaaaactacaataaagtatagcttgcatcaattatttcttaaataaaaaccCAAGGGATGAGTGGTCTTAGTAGCTGATCTTATATATAGCCAGCTTGTCAGCACTGAGGTTGTGAGGTCAAACCCTGCACATGTTTGACTAAAATCTTAATTGtttaggattgtcagttttcctgcTGAAGGACGTTGATACTCTCTGGCTGCCTCCACCAATGAAAACTGACTACCACATGTAActaatagtgctgaaagtggtgttaaacttcaacaatctacctttaaactttaaaaagagGTGGtacaggggagataattcttGTCATTTTAGATTTCAACAATAATAGCCATCAGTTATATGTCAGAAATTGTTCCCTTCATTTTTTCCAGGCAGCTGTAACATAAGCTTATGAACTATATTTTTCAGTGTGATATTctgattaaaaaatgaaaatggtatTTACTTTAGATGATTACTGTATAGTTGTGTGTTGTAAAACGACTATATTTAATGcagatgattttttattaaaagacaaacataaatattttgctCATAATTATAGTTTAAAGCAAAATACTTCTCCATATCACTTCATTACTCAATGAGCATATCATATGCATACAAAACAATGTGTCATTTTATTGTCTTCTGGTAACATCTTGTATCATCCAATCACAATGGTTTCTCGATAGTCTTCAGCTTTGTCAGGATGCCAATGGCAACATTGGCCATGAAATAATATTCTTGAAaactacaaattttattagttCTCATATGGTCTCCAAGAAGAAAAAACTTTCACagaattcatatttttatacgTCTGCTTGATttcatatcattattttatatcCTTGTATTGATCTGTCTAAACACCCAACAACAAGTTCCTTACTTCCGTCCCTGTCCATAATATCAAAACAGTTTACCCAGTCTGATGTTACATGGTGACAAAGTTTCtgtaaaaaagaagacaatCAAAGTGACTTATTATGGTAAcaaaagttaaagtaaacttgacaacacaataaaatgaacaaaaaatatacttGCAAAAGTTTAGGGTCATTTATGGCTTTGCATATGGTTGATAGTCAGTTAGTTTCCTTTCATCATTACATGTAGATATGTGTCAATAACAGCGTCCCAGcaacaaaaaatctttgttttgggTGGGGCTAGTGTTGGTCAGTTTCAGTTTTTATGTTATGTTGTTTGTCTTATGTTGTGTTTAGTGTGTTGTTTGGAGATCTATTACATTACTGGCTATTAATGTAGACTATCAAATAGAATAGTAAGACAGCTATATGTTTGTATGATGCTGTTGCCTAATTTTTCTGGCTGTTTGCCTTACCTATGATAGTCACTGATGATCTAgtgatacatatttttttttgccatggagTTGGCTATTTGTCATCAACTTATGAGGTTAATATCCCTTTAGTATCTTCAGCcccagttattcatagataggAATCATCTTGAGGTTGACTTTGATGGCAAGTTTTAAATCACAGTGAGTTGAGAAAAGTTATGAAGGATTTCTAGACCTCACATCACATTTATTGTGACATAAATAGATAAGCCATTGACAAGGttcattttatttaagatatattaatCTAAATCTAGTTGGTACCCTTTCCCCATTATTTTGTCAGTGTAAGTGTTTCTATATTTCTTATAAGATTGAGGCTTGCAATTTTCCTTTTCTCCAAAGGCATACTTATAAAAGAAGATTCCtctgttttaataaaataaccAGTGGGCTTGCTCATTCCCTGAAATTTTTGGACATTGCAATGcctgaatgttaaaaaaattatacgaaacattaattttttgtaACCACATAGTGTGGTGTTGCTGCAGTCTCAAACCATATCTTCTCCTATCACTCTTGAAAACAACGTCAAACAGAACAATATGTATCACTTAGATAGTTTTGTTGTTACCTTTCCATCGAGATAAATATGTATAGCATTGAAATGTCCAGTACAGACAAGTATATCATTGTCATACTCTGGTAATTCTAACTTCTTCAGTAATGTTATGGTATATCCTGTATTTACATACTCTTCTTCTGTTACCTGtaatttagaaaatacaaattgaatgaattgctgtgttaaatatgttttttttttagaattgacAAACTTTGCTGGgttttttagatttataaatCAGATAGATCAAAATGACCCCTTATCTCAAGATccaatttttttagaaaagaattacAGGTTACCATATTTCTATCCACATTTGCcctttcaatatttttagaAAAGACATTTCAAACTTTTTGATCCCCAATGGTTAATATATTGTACTCTACTGTCTTATACTAACACTGAAATTGCAGAAGATATAGATAGCTCCAGATTCTGTTCCAAGTGCCACCTGGTGACTATCAGGAGATCCACCCATGGAAGGAGGTAACAATGACAATTTTGAGGGATCTACAAATTTACCAGCAcacatctgaaaaaaatattataatacattGAATAATGTTTAGAGAGTATAAGCTTTTCTATGAACTTTTAAAGGACTTAAAGCTTTTTTAATTCTATCAAGCaggacataattttttttttccattactGTTTGTCTTTGAAGAGTTCTTGTGacctttatttctaaatttgaaaagattttgCAAAGTGTTTTTAAGTTATTGCACAGACACTATATAGCAGCCACAAGCTGACAGCTTGGCGTTAAACAGATGTATGAATGAAGTCTTGTGCATTTCATTGATACATTGACATGAAGGTGTGAAATTGCTGCATTGTTAGATGAAGCAGTCTTATAATTATAAGTACATTTACAGGTCCCATACatgatatagaaaaatatttggcagtaagatcaaagggaaaatatacaaattgcCAATAATTTCTTGTCTCTAATTGTTACCtaatttatctttttcaagacaggttgattatttttattgtgaCTTCATAAAAATGGTGACTTTGCCTGATACAGACACATAGAAAAAACACATGAAGTTTACCACTCAAAAGAAGGATTTTGATTATCTGCATATCAactaaaaatca comes from the Mytilus trossulus isolate FHL-02 chromosome 3, PNRI_Mtr1.1.1.hap1, whole genome shotgun sequence genome and includes:
- the LOC134709262 gene encoding ADP-ribosylation factor-like protein 2, with the protein product MGLLTILKKMKQKEKEVRLLMLGLDNAGKTTILKKFNGEDIDTISPTLGFNIKTLEHKGFKLNIWDVGGQKSLRSYWRNYFESTDGLIWVVDSADRMRMNDCKQELQALLVEERLAGATLLVFANKQDLPGSLTGQSIREAMELDEIKTHHWLIQDCSAVTGENLLKGIDWVIDDIASRIFTMD